From Amphiura filiformis chromosome 20, Afil_fr2py, whole genome shotgun sequence, a single genomic window includes:
- the LOC140141978 gene encoding acyl-CoA-binding domain-containing protein 5-like isoform X1 yields MASAKQKFDAAVTLIQSLPKDGPFQPSYGMMKKFYGLYKQATLGPCNEPKPAFWEAVRRTKWEAWNALGSMSKEVAMKTYVDEMLKIMMANAKAKDLPHMMQASAILLFSQIVETMPHTDEVGNFRQVMGPFFEAMQESPKKHKLTNGDIPHENGEDGLSEDSGRGEDDQEMTSQNVSEATQFVTVDVSMVANKESKAIGPAGDTTDATDESHPILIEPNGTHDSSSGTYDGSRSDSEESESGSEVFQDSMDQPDLDKLPPLVVPSERLGNGPILTSTPHRQEIITQAEVHEESTQNITQPYLSNGILSAAAATKRGGGEVTPGGKGQAGRGQQKDQGGQNEAGGRRRGSGRGSSEPDGRGSSSSGGASGGGGPGKRGAPIAADVSEQISTALERLQRDMNSVLIRLNTLEALALARQQAEHEDDFRRAPEGATSLSSRRRGPWWLFKPLPKASVFFLLLWPLIVHWLLKYLSRRRRHQQRF; encoded by the exons GTCCATTTCAACCATCTTATGGAATGATGAAGAAGTTTTATGGCCTGTACAAACAAGCTACCTTAGGACCATGTAATGAACCCAAGCCAGCCTTCTGGGAGGCAGTCAGAAGAACAAAATG ggaAGCATGGAATGCATTAGGAAGTATGTCAAAGGAAGTAGCCATGAAGACCTATGTTGATGAAATGCTTAAG ATTATGATGGCCAATGCTAAAGCCAAAGACCTGCCCCATATGATGCAA GCTTCTGCCATTCTGCTTTTTTCCCAGATTGTCGAGACTATGCCACATACCGATGAAGTAGGGAATTTCAGGCAGGTCATGGGACCATTCTTTGAGGCTATGCAAGAATCACCTAAGAAGCACAAATTAACCAATGGAGATATACCACATGAGAATGGAGAAG ATGGTCTCTCAGAAGACAGTGGAAGAGGTGAAGATGATCAAGAAATGACAAGCCAGAATGTGTCGGAGGCTACACAGTTTGTCACAGTTGATGTGTCAATGGTAGCTAACAAAGAAAGCAAAGCCATTGGTCCAGCGGGAG ATACTACAGATGCTACAGATGAGTCTCATCCCATCTTAATAGAACCTAATGGTACACACGACAGCTCTAGCGGAACATATGACGGCAGTAGAAGTGACAGTGAGGAAAGCGAATCTGGTAGTGAAGTCTTTCAAGATTCCATGGACCAGCCGGATTTAGACAAG CTACCTCCGTTAGTCGTACCATCAGAAAGACTAGGCAATGGGCCAATACTTACCTCAACACCACATAGACAAGAAATCATTACTCAGGCTGAAGTACATGAAGAATCTACTCAGAATATAACTCAACCATATCTAAGCAATGGCATACTATCAGCAGCAGCTGCTACTAAGAGAGGTGGAGGAGAGGTCACACCTGGGGGTAAAGGTCAAGCTGGCAGAGGTCAACAGAAGGATCAAGGGGGGCAGAATGAGGCTGGTGGAAGGAGAAGAG GATCAGGTCGTGGAAGCTCAGAGCCAGACGGTAGAGGATCCAGCTCTTCAGGTGGTGCCTCAGGGGGTGGTGGTCCTGGAAAACGTGGGGCTCCAATCGCAGCAGATGTCAGTGAACAAATATCAACAGCATTGGAAAGACTACAGAGAGATATGAATAGTGTGCTAATAAGGCTAAATACACTGGAGGCTTTGGCACTAGCAAGGCAACAG GCTGAACATGAAGATGACTTCCGCAGAGCTCCAGAGGGCGCAACAAGTTTATCGTCGAGACGTCGTGGCCCTTGGTGGTTATTCAAACCTCTGCCTAAAGCCAGTGTTTTCTTCCTTCTATTGTGGCCACTCATTGTGCATTGGTTACTTAAATATCTGTCACGAAGAAGGCGTCATCAGCAGCGCTTTTGA
- the LOC140141978 gene encoding acyl-CoA-binding domain-containing protein 5-like isoform X2: MASAKQKFDAAVTLIQSLPKDGPFQPSYGMMKKFYGLYKQATLGPCNEPKPAFWEAVRRTKWEAWNALGSMSKEVAMKTYVDEMLKIMMANAKAKDLPHMMQIVETMPHTDEVGNFRQVMGPFFEAMQESPKKHKLTNGDIPHENGEDGLSEDSGRGEDDQEMTSQNVSEATQFVTVDVSMVANKESKAIGPAGDTTDATDESHPILIEPNGTHDSSSGTYDGSRSDSEESESGSEVFQDSMDQPDLDKLPPLVVPSERLGNGPILTSTPHRQEIITQAEVHEESTQNITQPYLSNGILSAAAATKRGGGEVTPGGKGQAGRGQQKDQGGQNEAGGRRRGSGRGSSEPDGRGSSSSGGASGGGGPGKRGAPIAADVSEQISTALERLQRDMNSVLIRLNTLEALALARQQAEHEDDFRRAPEGATSLSSRRRGPWWLFKPLPKASVFFLLLWPLIVHWLLKYLSRRRRHQQRF; the protein is encoded by the exons GTCCATTTCAACCATCTTATGGAATGATGAAGAAGTTTTATGGCCTGTACAAACAAGCTACCTTAGGACCATGTAATGAACCCAAGCCAGCCTTCTGGGAGGCAGTCAGAAGAACAAAATG ggaAGCATGGAATGCATTAGGAAGTATGTCAAAGGAAGTAGCCATGAAGACCTATGTTGATGAAATGCTTAAG ATTATGATGGCCAATGCTAAAGCCAAAGACCTGCCCCATATGATGCAA ATTGTCGAGACTATGCCACATACCGATGAAGTAGGGAATTTCAGGCAGGTCATGGGACCATTCTTTGAGGCTATGCAAGAATCACCTAAGAAGCACAAATTAACCAATGGAGATATACCACATGAGAATGGAGAAG ATGGTCTCTCAGAAGACAGTGGAAGAGGTGAAGATGATCAAGAAATGACAAGCCAGAATGTGTCGGAGGCTACACAGTTTGTCACAGTTGATGTGTCAATGGTAGCTAACAAAGAAAGCAAAGCCATTGGTCCAGCGGGAG ATACTACAGATGCTACAGATGAGTCTCATCCCATCTTAATAGAACCTAATGGTACACACGACAGCTCTAGCGGAACATATGACGGCAGTAGAAGTGACAGTGAGGAAAGCGAATCTGGTAGTGAAGTCTTTCAAGATTCCATGGACCAGCCGGATTTAGACAAG CTACCTCCGTTAGTCGTACCATCAGAAAGACTAGGCAATGGGCCAATACTTACCTCAACACCACATAGACAAGAAATCATTACTCAGGCTGAAGTACATGAAGAATCTACTCAGAATATAACTCAACCATATCTAAGCAATGGCATACTATCAGCAGCAGCTGCTACTAAGAGAGGTGGAGGAGAGGTCACACCTGGGGGTAAAGGTCAAGCTGGCAGAGGTCAACAGAAGGATCAAGGGGGGCAGAATGAGGCTGGTGGAAGGAGAAGAG GATCAGGTCGTGGAAGCTCAGAGCCAGACGGTAGAGGATCCAGCTCTTCAGGTGGTGCCTCAGGGGGTGGTGGTCCTGGAAAACGTGGGGCTCCAATCGCAGCAGATGTCAGTGAACAAATATCAACAGCATTGGAAAGACTACAGAGAGATATGAATAGTGTGCTAATAAGGCTAAATACACTGGAGGCTTTGGCACTAGCAAGGCAACAG GCTGAACATGAAGATGACTTCCGCAGAGCTCCAGAGGGCGCAACAAGTTTATCGTCGAGACGTCGTGGCCCTTGGTGGTTATTCAAACCTCTGCCTAAAGCCAGTGTTTTCTTCCTTCTATTGTGGCCACTCATTGTGCATTGGTTACTTAAATATCTGTCACGAAGAAGGCGTCATCAGCAGCGCTTTTGA
- the LOC140141978 gene encoding acyl-CoA-binding domain-containing protein 5-like isoform X3 → MASAKQKFDAAVTLIQSLPKDGPFQPSYGMMKKFYGLYKQATLGPCNEPKPAFWEAVRRTKWEAWNALGSMSKEVAMKTYVDEMLKIVETMPHTDEVGNFRQVMGPFFEAMQESPKKHKLTNGDIPHENGEDGLSEDSGRGEDDQEMTSQNVSEATQFVTVDVSMVANKESKAIGPAGDTTDATDESHPILIEPNGTHDSSSGTYDGSRSDSEESESGSEVFQDSMDQPDLDKLPPLVVPSERLGNGPILTSTPHRQEIITQAEVHEESTQNITQPYLSNGILSAAAATKRGGGEVTPGGKGQAGRGQQKDQGGQNEAGGRRRGSGRGSSEPDGRGSSSSGGASGGGGPGKRGAPIAADVSEQISTALERLQRDMNSVLIRLNTLEALALARQQAEHEDDFRRAPEGATSLSSRRRGPWWLFKPLPKASVFFLLLWPLIVHWLLKYLSRRRRHQQRF, encoded by the exons GTCCATTTCAACCATCTTATGGAATGATGAAGAAGTTTTATGGCCTGTACAAACAAGCTACCTTAGGACCATGTAATGAACCCAAGCCAGCCTTCTGGGAGGCAGTCAGAAGAACAAAATG ggaAGCATGGAATGCATTAGGAAGTATGTCAAAGGAAGTAGCCATGAAGACCTATGTTGATGAAATGCTTAAG ATTGTCGAGACTATGCCACATACCGATGAAGTAGGGAATTTCAGGCAGGTCATGGGACCATTCTTTGAGGCTATGCAAGAATCACCTAAGAAGCACAAATTAACCAATGGAGATATACCACATGAGAATGGAGAAG ATGGTCTCTCAGAAGACAGTGGAAGAGGTGAAGATGATCAAGAAATGACAAGCCAGAATGTGTCGGAGGCTACACAGTTTGTCACAGTTGATGTGTCAATGGTAGCTAACAAAGAAAGCAAAGCCATTGGTCCAGCGGGAG ATACTACAGATGCTACAGATGAGTCTCATCCCATCTTAATAGAACCTAATGGTACACACGACAGCTCTAGCGGAACATATGACGGCAGTAGAAGTGACAGTGAGGAAAGCGAATCTGGTAGTGAAGTCTTTCAAGATTCCATGGACCAGCCGGATTTAGACAAG CTACCTCCGTTAGTCGTACCATCAGAAAGACTAGGCAATGGGCCAATACTTACCTCAACACCACATAGACAAGAAATCATTACTCAGGCTGAAGTACATGAAGAATCTACTCAGAATATAACTCAACCATATCTAAGCAATGGCATACTATCAGCAGCAGCTGCTACTAAGAGAGGTGGAGGAGAGGTCACACCTGGGGGTAAAGGTCAAGCTGGCAGAGGTCAACAGAAGGATCAAGGGGGGCAGAATGAGGCTGGTGGAAGGAGAAGAG GATCAGGTCGTGGAAGCTCAGAGCCAGACGGTAGAGGATCCAGCTCTTCAGGTGGTGCCTCAGGGGGTGGTGGTCCTGGAAAACGTGGGGCTCCAATCGCAGCAGATGTCAGTGAACAAATATCAACAGCATTGGAAAGACTACAGAGAGATATGAATAGTGTGCTAATAAGGCTAAATACACTGGAGGCTTTGGCACTAGCAAGGCAACAG GCTGAACATGAAGATGACTTCCGCAGAGCTCCAGAGGGCGCAACAAGTTTATCGTCGAGACGTCGTGGCCCTTGGTGGTTATTCAAACCTCTGCCTAAAGCCAGTGTTTTCTTCCTTCTATTGTGGCCACTCATTGTGCATTGGTTACTTAAATATCTGTCACGAAGAAGGCGTCATCAGCAGCGCTTTTGA